The window GCGCGGCGGCTCAACATCGATGCCGCCAAACTGATGCGCTGGGGCGGAATGAGCGAGAACGACGCGCTCAAGACGATCACCATCAACGGTGCGATCCAGCTGGGGGTCGAGAAGAAGGTCGGCTCGATCGAGACCGGAAAGGACGCCGACGTGGTGGTCTGGAGCGGGGATCCGCTGTCGGTCTATTCGCGAGTGGAATCGACGATCATCGACGGCGAAGTCTTCTTCGACCGCGAGAAGGACATCGCCCGGCGCGATTCAATTGCGACCGAGCGCGCCGCACTCGAGAAGGAAGACGCACAGATGAATCCGCGAACCGGCGGCGGCGGCGGCTCCCGCGGCGGCAACGGCGCCGTTCCCGGCAATCCTGGCGCAGAGGAGATCCACCAATGATCCGCACACTCCGGATCGCCGCGTGCATGACATTGACGGGTGTTTTCATTCCGTCGCTGCTCTCGGCCCAGCTCGGCTCGTACAATCCGCGTCCCGGTCCGCAGGGAGTCTTTGCAATCACCGGCGGGCACATCTTCCCCGGTAACGGTCCCGAGATCGCGAACGGCACCGTGGTGATCACCAACGGGAAGATCACCGCTGTTGGCGCCAACGTGACGGTGCCGACGGGCGCCAAGGTGATCGACGCGAAGGGACTCAGTGTCTTCCCCGGGATGATGGAGACCGCCAACGGACTCGGCCTCGCCGAGATCACCGAGGGGGTCAATGCGACTGTGGACAACATCGAGTCGGGGCGGCTCAATCCGAATGAGCAGGCGTTCTTCGGCTTCGATCCGCACAGCGCCTACGTAGGCACGACGCGCTTTACCGGAATCACCAGCGTAGTGAGCGCTCCGGAAGGCGGGCTGATCTCGGGGCAGGCTGCGCTGATGAATCTTGCCGGCGATACGCCGCCCGAGATGGCAGTCGTGCCGCGGGTGGCGATGGTGATCAACCTGCCGAGCGGAGGTCGCGGCGGCCGGGGGGGCGGCGGAGGCTTCGGAGGAGCGGCGGGGGGCGCGAACACCAGCTCCGCCGATCTCGATTCGATCAAGACGATTCTTCGCAATGCGGATGCGTACGGTCGCGAGCTCGAAGCGTATGCGAAGGACAAGACGCTGCCGCGGCCGCAGCACGACGTGGTACTCGCGTCGCTGATTCCGGCGGTGCGCGGCGAGATGCCGGTGATGATCCCGGCGAACTCGACGACT of the Gemmatimonadales bacterium genome contains:
- a CDS encoding amidohydrolase family protein, with the translated sequence MIRTLRIAACMTLTGVFIPSLLSAQLGSYNPRPGPQGVFAITGGHIFPGNGPEIANGTVVITNGKITAVGANVTVPTGAKVIDAKGLSVFPGMMETANGLGLAEITEGVNATVDNIESGRLNPNEQAFFGFDPHSAYVGTTRFTGITSVVSAPEGGLISGQAALMNLAGDTPPEMAVVPRVAMVINLPSGGRGGRGGGGGFGGAAGGANTSSADLDSIKTILRNADAYGRELEAYAKDKTLPRPQHDVVLASLIPAVRGEMPVMIPANSTTEIRAAVAFAEEMKLKPILVGGRDAWKVTDYLKQHDVPVILTSVMAMPAREDDPYDVNYSAPAKLAAAGVRFAIAAGEPNPDIRNLPFVAGMAASFGLSRDDALKSVTLWPAQIFGVGDKLGSIEVGKMADLVVSDGDLLEARTNTKYLFIDGRQVPLDNMNSAMYNMFKDRP